In the genome of Triticum urartu cultivar G1812 chromosome 5, Tu2.1, whole genome shotgun sequence, one region contains:
- the LOC125508872 gene encoding CCR4-NOT transcription complex subunit 10-like, producing MEPAAPKEAPPPQPQPGVEEDGTLSATAAMARDAAVLFQSRRYAECADVLAQLLLKKEGDPKVLHNMAIAESFVDGCPDPKKLLEILGNVKIRSDELACASREQADSANGVGNNTSSEPRGSGIAPLISAAHNATAYGDEFDTTIITFNTALILYHLHDYESALSVLEPLYRNIEPIDETTALHVCFLLLDITLALQDASKAADVIQYLERSFGVANTGNQNEIASTVQQQPAQLKPAKSNTPPDSDSNTCPGGSEILSVGSFSDDTLEFESFYSTLDGGNHLGRPILNEFSRASADLAATAADLKVRLQIYKVRLLLLTRNLKVAKRELKVLMNMARGRDSSTELLLKSQLEYARGNYRKAVKLLSTPNNRTEPVMLTMFYNNLGCILHQQRSNHTSVLCFSKALKYSLSLRSEKPLKLSALSQDKSCLISYNCGIQHLMCGKPLLAARCFREAMPLLYHRPLFWLRFAECSLLALEMGFLTASGATSCKDEIEIYVVGSGKWRHLVISPVNSGSHLSDFGSSGEHGNLISLRFARQCLLNAQLLMDASEQKKMAISDTEECNQGSQCQKSSGQSTMSVESKVHSGPTTNANGEQKGAASLNATLQSSLAMYDDIIRKENLKIRQAILGDLAFVELCLENPLKALSIANSLLQVPDCSRMYLFLGHVYAAEALCLLNRLKEAVDQLTVYLRDDNAIELPYSVENREKAPVEKDSDGEDSVTPAMTKLTSEESQHSMSLKPEEACGVLYVDLGMTAAVQGELEQANYLVSRGFAMLPNSPRALLASIYVDLLQGKAQEAIGKLRRCRNVRFKTSSVAASR from the exons ATGGAGCCCGCGGCGCCGAAGGAggcgccgccgccccagccaCAGCCCGGGGTGGAGGAGGACGGGACGCTCTCCGCGACGGCAGCTATGGCAAGGGACGCCGCCGTGCTGTTCCAGAGCCGCCGGTACGCCGAGTGCGCCGATGTGCTCGCGCAGCTCCTGCTCAAGAAGGAGGGTGACCCCAAG GTCCTTCATAATATGGCTATCGCAGAATCGTTTGTGGATGGTTGTCCTGATCCAAAAAAGTTGCTTGAGATTCTTGGCAATGTTAAG ATAAGAAGCGATGAACTTGCCTGTGCATCTAGAGAACAAGCTGATTCTGCCAATGGGGTAGGGAACAATACTTCTTCTGAACCAAGAGGCAGTGGCATTGCACCGTTGATTTCTGCTGCACATAATGCAACAGCCTATGGAGATGAGTTTGACACAACCATAATAACATTCAACACT GCTCTTATCCTTTATCATCTTCATGATTATGAATCTGCACTGTCTGTTTTGGAGCCATTGTACCGAAATATTGAACCTATTGATGAG ACAACTGCTCTTCATGTATGTTTTCTGTTATTGGATATTACATTAGCTTTGCAAGATGCATCAAAAGCCGCG GATGTCATTCAGTACTTGGAAAGATCATTTGGAGTAGCTAATACAGGGAACCAGAATGAAATTGCTAGCACAGTTCAGCAGCAACCTGCTCAACTGAAACCTGCAAAAAGTAACACGCCTCCAGATTCTGATTCAAATACTTGTCCTGGTGGATCTGAGATTCTTTCAGTTGGAAGTTTTTCGGATGATACACTGGAGTTTGAATCTTTTTACTCTACTCTGGATGGTGGAAATCACTTGGGCAGGCCTATCTTAAATGAGTTCTCGAGGGCATCAGCTGATCTTGCTGCCACAGCTGCTGATTTGAAAGTTAGACTACAAATTTACAAGGTCCGGCTTCTACTTCTCACAAGGAACCTGAAGGTTGCCAAGCGAGAACTCAAAGTTCTAATGAACATGGCTCGTGGTAGGGATTCATCTACAGAGCTTCTCTTGAAATCTCAGCTAGAGTATGCCCGAGGAAATTATCGGAAGGCTGTGAAGCTTTTGAGCACCCCCAATAATCGGACTGAACCAGTAATGCTAACCATGTTCTACAACAATCTTGGTTGTATACTCCATCAGCAGAGATCCAACCATACATCAGTATTGTGCTTCAGCAAAGCACTGAAATACAGCTTATCTCTTCGCTCAGAGAAACCATTGAAGCTGTCTGCACTATCACAAGACAAATCTTGTCTGATATCATACAACTGTGGGATCCAACATTTGATGTGTGGTAAACCACTGTTAGCAGCTCGTTGTTTTCGTGAGGCCATGCCGCTCTTGTACCATCGCCCCCTCTTTTGGCTCCGTTTTGCTGAGTGTAGCCTGCTAGCTCTAGAAATGGGCTTCCTCACTGCAAGCGGTGCTACTTCATGCAAAGATGAGATTGAAATTTATGTTGTGGGGTCAGGGAAATGGCGCCATTTAGTTATCAGTCCGGTGAACTCAGGAAGTCATTTATCAGATTTTGGGAGTTCAGGTGAACATGGAAATTTGATATCACTCAGATTTGCTAGACAGTGTCTACTCAACGCCCAACTATTAATGGATGCTTCTGAGCAGAAAAAAATGGCGATTTCAGATACAGAGGAGTGCAACCAAGGGTCACAATGCCAGAAAAGTTCAGGCCAGAGCACAATGAGTGTGGAATCCAAAGTCCACTCTGGTCCAACAACTAATGCAAATGGAGAACAAAAGGGGGCCGCGAGCTTGAATGCCACTTTGCAGAGCTCTCTTGCTATGTATGATGACATCATTAGAAAAGAGAACCTGAAAATTCGACAAGCCATCCTGGGGGACCTGGCGTTCGTCGAATTGTGTCTTGAGAATCCCTTGAAAGCTTTGTCTATTGCCAACTCACTGTTGCAGGTTCCAGACTGCTCCAGGATGTACTTATTCCTTGGCCATGTATATGCAGCTGAAGCTTTATGTTTGCTGAACAGGCTAAAGGAGGCTGTTGATCAGTTAACTGTTTATTTGAGAGATGACAATGCTATTGAGTTGCCCTACAGTGTTGAGAATCGTGAAAAGGCCCCTGTTGAGAAAGACAGCGATGGCGAGGATTCAGTCACTCCTGCCATGACAAAACTTACCTCAGAAGAATCTCAGCACTCAATGTCTCTCAAGCCCGAGGAAGCCTGTGGGGTTCTGTATGTTGACCTTGGCATGACTGCTGCAGTGCAGGGAGAGCTTGAGCAGGCCAACTACCTGGTGAGCCGTGGTTTTGCAATGTTGCCCAACAGCCCTAGGGCACTGCTAGCATCCATCTATGTGGATCTTCTGCAGGGGAAGGCGCAAGAAGCTATTGGCAAGTTGAGAAGGTGCAGAAACGTGAGATTTAAGACCAGTAGTGTAGCAGCCAGCAGATAA